The following proteins are encoded in a genomic region of Zea mays cultivar B73 chromosome 9, Zm-B73-REFERENCE-NAM-5.0, whole genome shotgun sequence:
- the LOC100273358 gene encoding Partner of Y14 and mago-like, producing MATYSDGGGDQRRLLTIPKEGERIIAPTRRPDGTLRKAIRIRAGYVPQEEVAIYQSKGALMRKSGPDVPPGYDPAQVADAKPKTKAAKRNERRKEKRQQASSTNNKGKSMDIEGTDAGETDKALSSKTVKQKDSVESVIKQISGIAISESHATPSTNTTNNSQPESSAPDIDKKIRALKKKIRLAEAQVQGDPEKLRLEALEKMKKIDGWLKELKLLEDKRAPAA from the exons ATGGCCACTTAcagcgacggcggcggcgaccaGCGGCGCCTTCTCACCATCCCCAAGGAAGGCGAGCGCATCATCGCGCCCACGCGCCGTCCCGACGGCACGCTCCGCAAGGCCATCCGCATCCGCGCCGGCTATGTGCCCCAGGAGGAGGTCGCCATCTACCAGTCCAAGGGCGCCCTA ATGAGGAAGTCAGGACCCGACGTGCCGCCGGGGTACGATCCGGCGCAAGTGGCCGATGCCAAACCCAAGACGAAGGCGGCCAAGAGGAACGAGCGACGGAAAGAGAAACGGCAGCAG GCCAGTTCGACAAATAATAAAGGAAAGAGTATGGACATAGAGGGAACTGATGCTGGAGAAACTGACAAGGCTCTTTCTTCCAAAACGGTTAAGCAGAAGGATTCGGTGGAAAGTGTAATAAAGCAGATAAGTGGCATTGCTATTTCCGAGTCACATGCAACGCCGTCCACAAATACTACAAACAATTCACAACCGGAATCATCTGCTCCAGACATAGATAAGAAAATTCGAGCATTGAAAAAGAAG ATACGCTTAGCTGAAGCACAAGTACAAGGTGACCCTGAAAAATTGAGACTTGAGGCACTGGAAAAGATGAAAAAGATTGATGGATGGCTTAAGGAGCTGAAGCTTTTGGAGGACAAGAGAGCGCCTGCTGCTTAG
- the LOC100273358 gene encoding partner of Y14 and mago-like isoform X1, with amino-acid sequence MATYSDGGGDQRRLLTIPKEGERIIAPTRRPDGTLRKAIRIRAGYVPQEEVAIYQSKGALMRKSGPDVPPGYDPAQVADAKPKTKAAKRNERRKEKRQQASSTNNKGKSMDIEGTDAGETDKALSSKTVKQKDSVESVIKQISGIAISESHATPSTNTTNNSQPESSAPDIDKKIRALKKKVYPCPLLCLHIFYEQKDEYTLS; translated from the exons ATGGCCACTTAcagcgacggcggcggcgaccaGCGGCGCCTTCTCACCATCCCCAAGGAAGGCGAGCGCATCATCGCGCCCACGCGCCGTCCCGACGGCACGCTCCGCAAGGCCATCCGCATCCGCGCCGGCTATGTGCCCCAGGAGGAGGTCGCCATCTACCAGTCCAAGGGCGCCCTA ATGAGGAAGTCAGGACCCGACGTGCCGCCGGGGTACGATCCGGCGCAAGTGGCCGATGCCAAACCCAAGACGAAGGCGGCCAAGAGGAACGAGCGACGGAAAGAGAAACGGCAGCAG GCCAGTTCGACAAATAATAAAGGAAAGAGTATGGACATAGAGGGAACTGATGCTGGAGAAACTGACAAGGCTCTTTCTTCCAAAACGGTTAAGCAGAAGGATTCGGTGGAAAGTGTAATAAAGCAGATAAGTGGCATTGCTATTTCCGAGTCACATGCAACGCCGTCCACAAATACTACAAACAATTCACAACCGGAATCATCTGCTCCAGACATAGATAAGAAAATTCGAGCATTGAAAAAGAAGGTTTACCCTTGCCCTCTCTTGTGTCTGCACATTTTCTATGAACAAAAAGATGAAT ATACGCTTAGCTGA
- the LOC100273358 gene encoding partner of Y14 and mago-like isoform X2 — MCPRRRSPSTSPRAPYLAQMRKSGPDVPPGYDPAQVADAKPKTKAAKRNERRKEKRQQASSTNNKGKSMDIEGTDAGETDKALSSKTVKQKDSVESVIKQISGIAISESHATPSTNTTNNSQPESSAPDIDKKIRALKKKIRLAEAQVQGDPEKLRLEALEKMKKIDGWLKELKLLEDKRAPAA, encoded by the exons ATGTGCCCCAGGAGGAGGTCGCCATCTACCAGTCCAAGGGCGCCCTA CTTGGCACAGATGAGGAAGTCAGGACCCGACGTGCCGCCGGGGTACGATCCGGCGCAAGTGGCCGATGCCAAACCCAAGACGAAGGCGGCCAAGAGGAACGAGCGACGGAAAGAGAAACGGCAGCAG GCCAGTTCGACAAATAATAAAGGAAAGAGTATGGACATAGAGGGAACTGATGCTGGAGAAACTGACAAGGCTCTTTCTTCCAAAACGGTTAAGCAGAAGGATTCGGTGGAAAGTGTAATAAAGCAGATAAGTGGCATTGCTATTTCCGAGTCACATGCAACGCCGTCCACAAATACTACAAACAATTCACAACCGGAATCATCTGCTCCAGACATAGATAAGAAAATTCGAGCATTGAAAAAGAAG ATACGCTTAGCTGAAGCACAAGTACAAGGTGACCCTGAAAAATTGAGACTTGAGGCACTGGAAAAGATGAAAAAGATTGATGGATGGCTTAAGGAGCTGAAGCTTTTGGAGGACAAGAGAGCGCCTGCTGCTTAG